The Pyrus communis chromosome 2, drPyrComm1.1, whole genome shotgun sequence genome includes a window with the following:
- the LOC137726551 gene encoding uncharacterized protein: MIPIASLFLATLLLTASLGISARPGSDGPFSAELKHSKDKGGAATGGGNGGFGGFVPPGFDIPGFGKGFGNGVGGGYGGGYGGPIGGHSKGGTVRTSLVCKEKGPCYKKKLTCPAKCFTSYSRSGKGYGGGGGGGGCTIDCKKCTAYC, translated from the coding sequence atgatcccAATAGCAAGTCTTTTCCTAGCCACTTTGCTCCTCACTGCTTCACTTGGCATCTCAGCCCGACCCGGATCGGATGGACCCTTCTCAGCTGAGCTCAAGCACTCAAAGGACAAAGGTGGTGCTGCTACTGGTGGCGGCAATGGTGGCTTTGGCGGGTTTGTCCCGCCAGGGTTTGACATACCCGGGTTCGGAAAGGGGTTCGGAAACGGCGTAGGTGGCGGGTATGGAGGAGGGTATGGAGGTCCTATTGGAGGGCATTCCAAGGGTGGAACTGTGAGGACTTCTCTTGTGTGTAAGGAAAAGGGTCCGTGCTACAAGAAGAAGCTGACGTGCCCTGCTAAGTGCTTCACTTCCTACAGCCGGTCAGGGAAGGGTTATGGCGGCGGTGGCGGAGGCGGTGGGTGCACTATAGATTGCAAGAAGTGTACTGCTTACTGCTAG
- the LOC137726132 gene encoding 3',5'-bisphosphate nucleotidase AHL-like — MAIKISHNLGLEIWNNNNNNFIRSNKTHLNFSGKLGYCLSKFGKTRSFSVMEDLKTSSLLAPEPVKNYSQELDVAVRAVQLACSLCQRVQNSLISKNGDGVQSKDDNSPVTVADWSVQATVSWILSESFGSSNVSIIAEEDIQNLSKAKAGGVLKDVVKTVNECLAEAPRFGLKSPKMALGTTEVLEAISRCNSLGGPAGRFWTLDPVDGTLGFVRGDQYAIALALIEDGEVVLGVLGCPNYPMRKEWLNYHHRYHRMISKLTPPTSESWDKGCVLYARRGSGEAWMQPLLHVNKNLVWPNSAKPVRVSTIDNPSLATFCEPVEKANSSHSFTEGLAHSVGLRKQPLRVYSMVKYAAIARGDAEIFMKFSKAGYKEKIWDHAAGVVIIQEAGGVVTDAGGRPLDFSKGIYLEGLDRGVVASAGANLHDKIIEAVDASWDSSSL, encoded by the exons ATGGCTATAAAAATCTCACACAATTTGGGACTTGAAATATggaataacaacaacaacaacttcATACGCAGCAACAAAACCCACCTCAACTTTTCAGGGAAACTTGGCTACTGCTTATCCAAGTTCGGGAAAACCCGATCCTTCTCTGTAATGGAGGACCTGAAAACTTCGAGTCTTTTGGCCCCGGAGCCTGTGAAAAATTACTCCCAGGAATTGGATGTGGCTGTCAGAGCTGTGCAGTTGGCTTGCTCTCTCTGCCAGAGGGTTCAGAACAGTTTGATTTCGAAGAACGGCGATGGGGTCCAATCCAAAGACGACAATTCCCCTGTCACTGTTGCAG ATTGGAGCGTCCAAGCAACTGTGAGCTGGATACTGTCAGAGTCTTTTGGGAGCAGCAACGTGTCCATTATTGCTGAAGAAGATATTCAAAATTTGTCCAAAGCAAAGGCAGGTGGAGTACTAAAAGATGTAGTGAAAACTGTAAACGAATGTCTAGCTGAAGCGCCTCGTTTTGGGCTTAAAAGTCCGAAAATGGCCCTTGGGACTACAGAGGTTCTTGAAGCCATCAGTCGGTGCAACTCACTTGGAGGCCCTGCTGGGAGATTTTGGACACTTGACCCTGTTGATGGCACGTTGGGTTTTGTACGCGGTGACCAATATGCAATAGCTCTGGCTTTAATAGAGGATGGAGAAGTTGTGCTTGGGGTTCTTGGCTGTCCTAATTACCCAATGAGAAAGGAATGGCTCAATTATCATCACCGTTATCATAGGATGATATCTAAATTGACACCACCAACGTCAGAATCTTGGGACAAAGGCTGTGTGCTTTATGCTAGAAGAGGCAGCGGCGAGGCTTGGATGCAACCGCTGCTCCATGTAAACAAGAATTTAGTGTGGCCAAACTCTGCAAAACCTGTCCGAGTGTCCACCATAGATAATCCATCACTGGCAACATTTTGTGAACCTGTTGAGAAGGCAAATTCGAGTCATTCCTTCACAGAAGGGCTAGCTCACAGCGTTGGGCTTAG GAAGCAGCCACTGCGAGTATACAGCATGGTGAAGTACGCAGCCATAGCTCGTGGGGATGCCGagatttttatgaagttttcAAAGGCTGGCTACAAGGAGAAGATTTGGGATCACGCAGCCGGTGTTGTTATCATACAAGAGGCTGGTGGGGTGGTTACAGATGCCGGAGGGCGTCCACTGGACTTTTCAAAGGGCATATACTTGGAAGGTCTTGATCGAGGCGTAGTTGCTAGTGCTGGAGCCAATCTACATGACAAGATCATCGAGGCGGTTGATGCTAGCTGGGACTCCTCCAGTCTATAA
- the LOC137725506 gene encoding uncharacterized protein isoform X2 produces the protein MPVQGKSGMKMKQLSFMGVVCTVMLFVVYRTTNYQYQAYQQTEMDAKWNPFDTVKEIFVTSRKLDSLPRGIIQPRSDLEQRPLWLTSSSRLKVGGYSNRNLLAIPVGIKQKDSVDAIVGKFLPENFTIILFHYDGNVDGWWDLEWSNEAIHIVAQNQTKWWFAKRFLHPDIVSIYDYVFLWDEDLGVENFHPGRYLEIVKEAGLEISQPALHPNSTDIHHRITIRAKKKKFHRRVYDTRGSTKCTEASQGPPCTGFVEGMAPVFSRAAWHCTWHLIQNDLVHGWGLDMKLGYCAQGDRTKKVGVVDSEYIVHKGIQTLGEGGSSTNKVPEKKSKKRAAPGHDMRIEIRRQSTREYTTFKERWNNAVEEDLNWIDPFKSSLKRRKQRRRNNQLSS, from the exons ATGCCGGTGCAGGGTAAAAGCGGAATGAAGATGAAGCAGCTGTCATTTATGGGAGTTGTATGTACAGTAATGTTATTCGTTGTGTATAGAACCACCAACTATCAGTATCAAGCTTATCAGCAGACAGAG ATGGACGCGAAGTGGAATCCCTTTGACACAGTGAAG GAAATTTTTGTGACTTCGAGAAAGTTGGACAGTTTACCACGTGGCATTATACAACCTAGGTCGGATTTAGAGCAAAGGCCTCTATGGTTGACAAGTAGTTCAAGGTTAAAG GTCGGTGGTTACAGCAACCGTAACTTGCTGGCTATTCCGGTTGGTATTAAGCAAAAGGATAGTGTTGATGCTATTGTGGGAAAG TTTCTTCCAGAAAATTTTACCATTATCCTATTCCATTATGATGGGAATGTTGATGGGTGGTGGGATCTTGAGTGGAGTAACGAGGCCATACACATAGTTgcccaaaaccaaacaaagtg GTGGTTTGCCAAACGCTTTCTACATCCAGATATTGTGTCCATTTATGATTACGTATTCCTTTGGGATGAGGATTTGGGGGTTGAGAATTTTCATCCAGGAAG ATACCTTGAAATTGTAAAAGAAGCGGGACTGGAGATTTCTCAGCCAGCTTTGCATCCAAATTCAACAGATATACATCATAGAATTACGATTCGTGCTAAGAAAAAGAAGTTTCATAG AAGAGTCTATGACACCAGAGGCAGCACAAAGTGTACAGAAGCAAGTCAGGGACCACCATGCACCGG GTTTGTGGAAGGCATGGCTCCGGTTTTTTCAAGAGCTGCCTGGCATTGTACTTGGCATCTTATACAG AATGATCTTGTACATGGATGGGGTCTGGACATGAAACTTGGGTATTGTGCACAG GGAGACCGTACCAAGAAAGTCGGAGTTGTTGATAGTGAATATATTGTTCATAAGGGAATACAAACTTTGGGAGAAGGTGGTTCGTCGACAAACAAG GTTCCTGAGAAGAAGAGTAAG AAAAGAGCTGCTCCTGGGCATGACATGCGAATTGAG ATTAGGAGGCAGTCTACACGGGAGTATACAACCTTCAAAGAGCGGTGGAATAACGCAGTAGAAGAGGACTTGAACTGGATTGATCCATTTAAAAGCAGCCTAAAACGCAGGAAACAGCGTAGACGCAACAACCAGTTGAGCTcttaa
- the LOC137725506 gene encoding uncharacterized protein isoform X1 — MKSPNSWIWMFKKKNSFSDGGKSGMKMKQLSFMGVVCTVMLFVVYRTTNYQYQAYQQTEMDAKWNPFDTVKEIFVTSRKLDSLPRGIIQPRSDLEQRPLWLTSSSRLKVGGYSNRNLLAIPVGIKQKDSVDAIVGKFLPENFTIILFHYDGNVDGWWDLEWSNEAIHIVAQNQTKWWFAKRFLHPDIVSIYDYVFLWDEDLGVENFHPGRYLEIVKEAGLEISQPALHPNSTDIHHRITIRAKKKKFHRRVYDTRGSTKCTEASQGPPCTGFVEGMAPVFSRAAWHCTWHLIQNDLVHGWGLDMKLGYCAQGDRTKKVGVVDSEYIVHKGIQTLGEGGSSTNKVPEKKSKKRAAPGHDMRIEIRRQSTREYTTFKERWNNAVEEDLNWIDPFKSSLKRRKQRRRNNQLSS; from the exons ATGAAGTCACCAAACTCATGGATATGgatgttcaagaaaaagaattcTTTTTCTGATGGG GGTAAAAGCGGAATGAAGATGAAGCAGCTGTCATTTATGGGAGTTGTATGTACAGTAATGTTATTCGTTGTGTATAGAACCACCAACTATCAGTATCAAGCTTATCAGCAGACAGAG ATGGACGCGAAGTGGAATCCCTTTGACACAGTGAAG GAAATTTTTGTGACTTCGAGAAAGTTGGACAGTTTACCACGTGGCATTATACAACCTAGGTCGGATTTAGAGCAAAGGCCTCTATGGTTGACAAGTAGTTCAAGGTTAAAG GTCGGTGGTTACAGCAACCGTAACTTGCTGGCTATTCCGGTTGGTATTAAGCAAAAGGATAGTGTTGATGCTATTGTGGGAAAG TTTCTTCCAGAAAATTTTACCATTATCCTATTCCATTATGATGGGAATGTTGATGGGTGGTGGGATCTTGAGTGGAGTAACGAGGCCATACACATAGTTgcccaaaaccaaacaaagtg GTGGTTTGCCAAACGCTTTCTACATCCAGATATTGTGTCCATTTATGATTACGTATTCCTTTGGGATGAGGATTTGGGGGTTGAGAATTTTCATCCAGGAAG ATACCTTGAAATTGTAAAAGAAGCGGGACTGGAGATTTCTCAGCCAGCTTTGCATCCAAATTCAACAGATATACATCATAGAATTACGATTCGTGCTAAGAAAAAGAAGTTTCATAG AAGAGTCTATGACACCAGAGGCAGCACAAAGTGTACAGAAGCAAGTCAGGGACCACCATGCACCGG GTTTGTGGAAGGCATGGCTCCGGTTTTTTCAAGAGCTGCCTGGCATTGTACTTGGCATCTTATACAG AATGATCTTGTACATGGATGGGGTCTGGACATGAAACTTGGGTATTGTGCACAG GGAGACCGTACCAAGAAAGTCGGAGTTGTTGATAGTGAATATATTGTTCATAAGGGAATACAAACTTTGGGAGAAGGTGGTTCGTCGACAAACAAG GTTCCTGAGAAGAAGAGTAAG AAAAGAGCTGCTCCTGGGCATGACATGCGAATTGAG ATTAGGAGGCAGTCTACACGGGAGTATACAACCTTCAAAGAGCGGTGGAATAACGCAGTAGAAGAGGACTTGAACTGGATTGATCCATTTAAAAGCAGCCTAAAACGCAGGAAACAGCGTAGACGCAACAACCAGTTGAGCTcttaa
- the LOC137725492 gene encoding secretory carrier-associated membrane protein 3 isoform X1, with protein MAGRYDSNPFAEEDEVNPFSQNPGSVAPAKNSRLSPLPPERAGFNYGLGETVDIPIDGNADLKKRERELQAKEADLRKREEIVKRKEAAAARAGIVLEDKNWPPFFPIIHHDIANEIPIHLQRLQYVAFTTWLGIVLCLFWNIIAVTTAWIKGDGVKIWFLAIIYFIAGAPGSYVLWYRPLYRTFRSESALKYGWFFMFYMLHIGFCIFAAVAPPIFFKGKSLTGILAAIDVLSEHALVGIFYFIGFGMFCLEAVLSVWVIQQVYMYFRGSGKAAEMRREGARGVMRAAL; from the exons ATGGCTGGCCGCTACGACAGTAACCCTTTTGCCGAAGAAGACGAAGTCAATCCCTTCTCG CAGAATCCAGGAAGTGTTGCTCCTGCCAAAAACTCAAGACTTTCACCTCTTCCTCCTGAACGTGCTGGTTTCAACTACGGCCTTGGTGAAACCGTTGATATACCTATTGATGGAAATGca gatttgaaaaagagggagagggaacTCCAAGCTAAAGAAGCTGACTTGAGAAAGCGGGAGGAG ATTGTAAAACGGAAAGAAGCAGCTGCCGCACGTG CTGGAATTGTTCTGGAGGATAAAAATTGGCCACCTTTCTTCCCAATTATCCATCATGATATTGCAAATGAAATACCAATTCATTTACAGAGGCTGCAGTATGTTGCATTCACAACATGGTTAG GAATTGTTCTTTGCCTTTTCTGGAATATAATAGCTGTTACTACAGCATGGATTAAGGGGGATG GGGTAAAAATTTGGTTCCTTGCTATTATCTACTTCATAGCAGGGGCTCCTGGATCATATGTCCTGTGGTACCGTCCACTGTACCGAACTTTCAG GTCTGAGAGTGCCTTGAAGTATGGATGgtttttcatgttttatatG CTCCACATTGGGTTCTGCATCTTTGCTGCGGTGGCTCCTCCGATATTCTTCAAAGGGAAATCTCTCAC TGGCATTCTGGCTGCAATTGATGTTCTGAGCGAACATGCTTTGGTTGGG ATCTTTTACTTCATCGGATTCGGAATGTTCTGTCTAGAAGCAGTGCTTAGCGTCTGGGTTATTCAG CAAGTATACATGTACTTCCGAGGAAGCGGCAAAGCTGCTGAAATGAGGCGTGAAGGAGCGAGAGGAGTCATGAGGGCAGCACTCTGA
- the LOC137725492 gene encoding secretory carrier-associated membrane protein 3 isoform X2, giving the protein MAGRYDSNPFAEEDEVNPFSNPGSVAPAKNSRLSPLPPERAGFNYGLGETVDIPIDGNADLKKRERELQAKEADLRKREEIVKRKEAAAARAGIVLEDKNWPPFFPIIHHDIANEIPIHLQRLQYVAFTTWLGIVLCLFWNIIAVTTAWIKGDGVKIWFLAIIYFIAGAPGSYVLWYRPLYRTFRSESALKYGWFFMFYMLHIGFCIFAAVAPPIFFKGKSLTGILAAIDVLSEHALVGIFYFIGFGMFCLEAVLSVWVIQQVYMYFRGSGKAAEMRREGARGVMRAAL; this is encoded by the exons ATGGCTGGCCGCTACGACAGTAACCCTTTTGCCGAAGAAGACGAAGTCAATCCCTTCTCG AATCCAGGAAGTGTTGCTCCTGCCAAAAACTCAAGACTTTCACCTCTTCCTCCTGAACGTGCTGGTTTCAACTACGGCCTTGGTGAAACCGTTGATATACCTATTGATGGAAATGca gatttgaaaaagagggagagggaacTCCAAGCTAAAGAAGCTGACTTGAGAAAGCGGGAGGAG ATTGTAAAACGGAAAGAAGCAGCTGCCGCACGTG CTGGAATTGTTCTGGAGGATAAAAATTGGCCACCTTTCTTCCCAATTATCCATCATGATATTGCAAATGAAATACCAATTCATTTACAGAGGCTGCAGTATGTTGCATTCACAACATGGTTAG GAATTGTTCTTTGCCTTTTCTGGAATATAATAGCTGTTACTACAGCATGGATTAAGGGGGATG GGGTAAAAATTTGGTTCCTTGCTATTATCTACTTCATAGCAGGGGCTCCTGGATCATATGTCCTGTGGTACCGTCCACTGTACCGAACTTTCAG GTCTGAGAGTGCCTTGAAGTATGGATGgtttttcatgttttatatG CTCCACATTGGGTTCTGCATCTTTGCTGCGGTGGCTCCTCCGATATTCTTCAAAGGGAAATCTCTCAC TGGCATTCTGGCTGCAATTGATGTTCTGAGCGAACATGCTTTGGTTGGG ATCTTTTACTTCATCGGATTCGGAATGTTCTGTCTAGAAGCAGTGCTTAGCGTCTGGGTTATTCAG CAAGTATACATGTACTTCCGAGGAAGCGGCAAAGCTGCTGAAATGAGGCGTGAAGGAGCGAGAGGAGTCATGAGGGCAGCACTCTGA